A section of the Acidihalobacter prosperus genome encodes:
- the rpsG gene encoding 30S ribosomal protein S7: protein MPRRREVPKRVVLPDPKFGSEQLAKFINFVMERGKKSVAENIVYGALDHIVSRRSGDPLEFLGKALDNVRPLVEVKSRRVGGATYQVPVEVRAVRQNALAMRWLVDAARKRGEKSMAQKLAGELMDAAENKGGAVKKREDTHRMAEANKAFAHYRW from the coding sequence ATGCCCAGAAGAAGAGAAGTGCCCAAGCGCGTGGTTCTGCCGGATCCCAAATTCGGGAGCGAGCAGCTGGCCAAATTCATCAATTTCGTGATGGAGCGCGGCAAGAAATCCGTCGCCGAAAACATCGTTTACGGCGCGCTGGATCATATCGTGAGCCGTCGCTCCGGTGATCCGCTGGAATTTCTGGGCAAGGCGCTCGACAACGTCCGCCCGCTGGTCGAGGTGAAGTCCCGCCGTGTCGGTGGCGCCACCTATCAGGTCCCGGTCGAGGTGCGAGCGGTTCGGCAAAATGCCCTGGCCATGCGCTGGCTGGTCGATGCCGCGCGCAAGCGCGGAGAGAAGTCGATGGCGCAGAAGCTCGCGGGCGAACTGATGGACGCGGCCGAAAACAAGGGCGGCGCCGTCAAGAAGCGCGAAGACACCCATCGCATGGCCGAAGCCAACAAGGCCTTCGCCCACTATCGCTGGTAA
- the rpsL gene encoding 30S ribosomal protein S12, which produces MATINQLVRKPRKQKREKSKVPALEACPQRRGVCTRVYTTTPKKPNSALRKVARVRLTSGYEVSSYIGGEGHNLQEHSVVLIRGGRVKDLPGVRYHTVRGSLDTQGVQKRRQARSKYGAKRPKS; this is translated from the coding sequence ATGGCTACGATCAACCAGTTGGTGCGCAAGCCGCGCAAACAGAAACGGGAAAAGAGCAAGGTGCCTGCGCTGGAGGCCTGTCCTCAGCGTCGCGGCGTTTGCACCCGCGTTTACACCACCACGCCGAAGAAGCCGAATTCCGCGCTCCGCAAGGTCGCGCGCGTGCGTCTCACCAGTGGTTACGAGGTCAGCAGCTATATCGGTGGCGAGGGGCACAACCTTCAGGAGCACTCCGTGGTGCTGATCCGCGGCGGTCGTGTCAAAGACCTTCCCGGTGTCCGCTACCACACCGTGCGCGGCAGCCTCGACACGCAGGGCGTGCAGAAGCGCCGCCAGGCCCGCTCCAAGTACGGTGCCAAGCGTCCGAAGAGTTAA